The Armatimonas rosea genome includes a window with the following:
- a CDS encoding TonB-dependent receptor: protein MEQNTARRGAETQQKALEVNLNPRLYGTFAEIGAGQEVVRWFFQAGGAAGTIAKSISAYDMTVSDAIYGPSPRYVSRERLQTMLDYEFSLLRERLSPLRGPETDFFVFADTVAARNFHGTNECHGWMGIKFQRLNELEASQVVIHVRMLDTDNISQQEALGIVGVNLIHGALLHYDNPDVILSDLLDSLTAERIEVDMIKFSGPAFEEIDHRLMALKLVQLELSNAALFSADGEVLQPSEVLRKKRILVERGSFRPVTHVNLDMIQCAKQQFADSPGGDQETVVLFEITMKNLLASGEIDYADFLARADLLAATGATVLVSDYFEYYRLAAYLQRYTKLPIGITMGIPSLKDLFEERYYEDLGGGILESFGRLFKNDLRLYVYPLMDKASRQLINVAKLKVAPHLQSLYEHLVENGFIQSLDFYNREFLHIFSRDVLRKIEEGDSSWEADVPAAVATCIKERGFFGCGG, encoded by the coding sequence ATGGAACAAAACACCGCGCGGCGGGGGGCCGAGACCCAGCAGAAGGCGCTGGAGGTCAACCTAAACCCCCGCCTCTACGGCACCTTTGCGGAGATTGGGGCGGGGCAGGAGGTGGTGCGCTGGTTCTTCCAGGCAGGCGGCGCGGCGGGGACCATCGCCAAGTCCATCTCCGCCTACGACATGACCGTCAGCGATGCCATCTACGGACCGTCGCCGCGCTATGTCTCCCGCGAGCGGCTCCAGACCATGCTGGACTATGAGTTCTCTCTACTGCGGGAGCGCCTCAGCCCGCTCCGTGGCCCCGAGACCGACTTCTTTGTCTTTGCCGACACGGTCGCGGCGCGCAACTTCCACGGCACCAACGAGTGCCACGGCTGGATGGGGATCAAGTTCCAGCGCCTCAACGAGCTCGAGGCCAGCCAGGTGGTGATCCATGTCCGCATGCTCGATACCGACAACATCAGCCAGCAGGAGGCGCTCGGGATTGTCGGGGTGAACCTGATTCATGGGGCCTTGCTGCACTACGACAACCCCGATGTGATCCTCAGTGACCTGCTGGACAGCCTCACCGCAGAGCGGATCGAGGTGGACATGATCAAGTTCAGTGGGCCCGCGTTCGAGGAGATCGACCACCGCCTCATGGCCCTGAAGCTGGTGCAGCTCGAGCTCTCCAACGCCGCGCTGTTCTCCGCCGACGGCGAGGTCTTGCAGCCGTCGGAGGTGCTCCGCAAGAAGCGCATCCTGGTGGAGCGCGGCTCGTTTCGGCCCGTGACGCATGTCAACTTGGACATGATCCAGTGCGCTAAGCAGCAGTTCGCCGACAGTCCGGGGGGTGATCAGGAGACAGTCGTGCTGTTTGAGATCACGATGAAAAATCTCTTGGCGAGTGGCGAGATCGACTACGCCGACTTTCTGGCCCGTGCGGACTTGCTCGCCGCCACGGGAGCCACGGTCTTGGTCTCGGACTACTTTGAGTACTACCGCTTGGCGGCCTACTTGCAGCGCTACACCAAGCTCCCGATTGGGATCACGATGGGGATTCCCAGCCTCAAGGACCTGTTTGAGGAGCGCTACTACGAGGACTTGGGCGGGGGGATCTTGGAGTCGTTTGGGCGGCTGTTCAAGAACGACCTGCGGCTCTATGTCTACCCGCTGATGGACAAGGCGAGTCGGCAGCTCATCAATGTCGCCAAGCTAAAAGTGGCACCCCACCTTCAGAGCCTCTACGAGCACTTGGTGGAGAATGGCTTTATCCAGAGCCTGGATTTCTACAACCGGGAGTTCTTGCACATCTTCTCCCGCGATGTCCTGCGCAAGATCGAGGAGGGGGACAGTAGCTGGGAGGCCGATGTCCCCGCTGCCGTGGCGACTTGCATCAAGGAGCGGGGATTCTTCGGCTGTGGTGGCTAG
- the serA gene encoding phosphoglycerate dehydrogenase produces the protein MAKVLVSDPVAAEGVAILRRAGLEVDVRTGLSGAELKEIIGEYEGLAVRSETKVTAEILEAAHKLKIIGRAGVGVDNIDVPKATEKGILVVNSPEGNTIAAAELTVALFFALSRSVPQAHQSMKAGEWKRSKFVGVELYGKTAGVIGLGKIGREVAKRLKAMEMPILAYDPFLGKEQAEALGVQLVDLDTLYRNADFITVHVPKTKETTGLISDAQLAVMKDGVRLINVARGGIYDEAALLRGLESGKIGGAALDVWESEPVAPDSPLALHPKVVATPHLGASTEEAQVGVAVDIAEQIVAVLQGGSARAAVNMPSLPAEILHRTAPYLTLAEKMGSLKAQLARGSVTAVEIRYEGEFDTAQTVHLTRAVLKGLLVPALGESVNYVNAPALAASRGVKVTESRGPRSDDYERQITVLATDDRGTHAVTGTVFGKNDPHIVFLDTYPVDFRPSGHHIMVRNHDRPGMIGKIGTILGEGGVNIAGMYVGRDEKDGTAVMALSVDTAASPEVTETIRSLDGILSVRHVVL, from the coding sequence TTGGCAAAAGTGCTAGTGAGTGACCCGGTCGCGGCGGAGGGGGTTGCTATCCTCCGCCGCGCTGGGCTGGAAGTCGATGTGCGCACCGGGCTCTCCGGTGCCGAGCTCAAAGAGATCATCGGGGAGTACGAGGGGCTAGCTGTCCGCTCGGAGACCAAGGTCACGGCGGAGATTCTGGAGGCGGCCCACAAGCTCAAGATCATCGGGCGCGCCGGGGTCGGGGTGGACAATATCGATGTCCCCAAGGCCACGGAAAAGGGCATCCTCGTGGTCAACTCCCCCGAGGGCAACACCATCGCTGCCGCGGAGCTGACGGTCGCGCTGTTCTTCGCCCTCTCGCGCAGTGTCCCCCAAGCCCACCAGAGCATGAAGGCGGGCGAGTGGAAGCGCAGCAAGTTCGTGGGTGTCGAGCTCTATGGCAAGACCGCAGGCGTGATCGGGCTGGGCAAGATCGGGCGCGAGGTCGCCAAGCGGCTCAAGGCCATGGAGATGCCCATCCTCGCCTACGACCCGTTTCTGGGCAAGGAGCAGGCCGAGGCACTGGGTGTCCAGCTCGTCGATCTCGACACGCTCTACCGCAACGCGGACTTTATCACGGTGCATGTCCCCAAGACCAAGGAGACCACGGGCCTCATCTCCGATGCCCAGCTCGCGGTGATGAAGGACGGTGTCCGGCTGATCAATGTCGCCCGGGGCGGCATCTACGACGAAGCCGCGCTCTTGCGGGGGCTGGAGTCGGGGAAGATCGGCGGGGCGGCACTCGATGTCTGGGAGAGCGAGCCGGTCGCGCCCGATAGCCCGCTGGCACTGCACCCCAAAGTGGTCGCAACCCCGCACCTGGGCGCCTCGACCGAGGAGGCACAGGTGGGCGTGGCGGTGGATATCGCCGAGCAGATTGTCGCCGTGCTTCAGGGCGGCAGCGCCCGCGCCGCGGTGAACATGCCGTCGCTTCCAGCGGAGATCCTGCACCGTACCGCGCCCTACCTCACGCTTGCGGAGAAGATGGGCAGCCTCAAGGCGCAGCTCGCACGAGGCTCCGTCACGGCGGTGGAGATTCGCTACGAGGGCGAGTTCGACACGGCGCAGACCGTCCACCTGACGCGCGCGGTGCTCAAGGGCCTCTTGGTCCCCGCCCTGGGCGAGTCGGTGAACTATGTCAATGCCCCGGCGCTGGCGGCCTCGCGTGGCGTCAAGGTCACCGAGTCCCGCGGCCCCCGCAGCGACGACTACGAGCGGCAGATTACCGTGCTCGCCACCGACGACCGCGGAACGCACGCCGTGACAGGAACGGTCTTTGGCAAGAACGACCCCCATATTGTCTTCCTGGACACCTACCCCGTGGACTTTCGACCGTCGGGCCACCACATCATGGTGCGCAACCACGACCGGCCCGGCATGATCGGCAAGATCGGGACCATCCTGGGGGAGGGCGGGGTCAATATCGCGGGGATGTACGTCGGCCGCGACGAAAAAGACGGCACCGCGGTGATGGCCCTCTCGGTCGATACCGCCGCCTCCCCGGAGGTCACGGAGACGATCCGTAGCCTCGATGGCATCCTCTCCGTCCGCCACGTCGTTCTGTAG
- a CDS encoding peptidylprolyl isomerase, whose amino-acid sequence MSAKQYDAAPAFTIDLSKKYTATIETSAGTMTAEFYPEIAPQTVNNFVFLAREGFYEGVIFHRVIKGFMIQGGDPTGTGMGGPGYKVRAEFNDLPHTRGVFSMARSQHPDSAGSQFFICHGDPRFLDKQYTGFGKLTAGDDVLEAIATAATGQQDRPIAPVTIRTITITEA is encoded by the coding sequence ATGTCTGCTAAACAGTACGACGCCGCACCGGCGTTCACCATCGACCTCTCGAAGAAATACACGGCGACCATTGAGACCAGCGCCGGGACGATGACGGCGGAGTTCTACCCCGAGATAGCCCCTCAGACCGTCAATAACTTTGTCTTTCTGGCCCGCGAGGGCTTCTATGAGGGCGTGATCTTCCACCGCGTCATCAAGGGCTTCATGATCCAGGGCGGCGACCCCACCGGCACCGGCATGGGCGGTCCCGGCTACAAGGTGCGCGCGGAGTTCAACGACCTCCCCCACACCCGCGGGGTCTTCTCCATGGCCCGCTCCCAGCACCCCGACTCGGCAGGAAGCCAGTTCTTCATCTGCCACGGCGATCCCCGCTTCCTTGACAAGCAGTACACCGGCTTTGGCAAGCTCACCGCAGGCGATGATGTCCTGGAAGCCATTGCCACCGCGGCTACCGGACAACAAGACCGACCCATTGCGCCAGTGACGATCCGCACGATTACGATCACGGAAGCGTAG
- the ftsY gene encoding signal recognition particle-docking protein FtsY produces MLKRGVFKTLFQSVDALVTGKGRIDDDLFDEFEEALLAADLSFRTTEQVLERLKGMVRDKRMSTAQEVQDGLKIALTEALGDAGDTKLKVAESGPTLYLMVGVNGVGKTTSLGKLAYRASKKEGKKVILAAGDTFRAAAAEQLGIWAERAGAELIRQKENADPAAVVHDAIIAAKTRGADLILVDTAGRLHTKLNLMEELRKIGRICEKELGRKPDEVLLALDATTGQNAVPQAKQFTEAVGVTGIVLAKLDGTARGGIVITLRQELGVPVKMVGVGEGPEDMLPFNPEVFVEALLG; encoded by the coding sequence ATGCTCAAACGTGGCGTGTTCAAGACCTTGTTTCAGTCGGTGGATGCCCTGGTCACAGGGAAGGGGCGCATCGACGATGACCTTTTCGATGAGTTCGAGGAGGCGCTCCTCGCGGCGGACCTGTCGTTTCGCACCACGGAGCAGGTCTTGGAGCGGCTCAAGGGGATGGTGCGCGACAAGCGCATGTCCACGGCGCAGGAGGTCCAAGACGGTCTCAAGATCGCGCTGACCGAGGCGCTGGGCGATGCCGGCGACACCAAGCTCAAGGTCGCCGAGAGCGGGCCGACTCTCTATCTCATGGTGGGGGTCAACGGGGTCGGCAAGACCACGAGCCTCGGGAAGCTGGCCTACCGGGCCTCGAAGAAAGAGGGCAAGAAGGTGATTCTCGCGGCGGGCGACACGTTTCGCGCCGCCGCCGCCGAGCAGCTGGGAATCTGGGCGGAGCGCGCCGGGGCCGAGCTGATCCGCCAGAAAGAGAACGCCGATCCCGCTGCCGTGGTGCATGATGCGATTATCGCGGCCAAGACGCGCGGCGCGGACTTGATCCTGGTCGATACGGCGGGGCGCCTGCACACCAAGCTGAACCTCATGGAGGAGCTCCGCAAGATCGGGCGTATCTGTGAGAAGGAGCTGGGGCGCAAGCCCGACGAGGTGCTCCTGGCGCTCGATGCGACCACGGGTCAGAACGCCGTGCCGCAGGCCAAGCAGTTCACCGAGGCCGTGGGGGTCACCGGGATCGTGCTGGCGAAGCTCGATGGGACGGCGCGTGGGGGGATTGTGATCACGCTCCGACAGGAGCTAGGCGTTCCCGTAAAGATGGTAGGGGTCGGTGAGGGACCAGAGGACATGCTGCCCTTCAACCCCGAGGTATTTGTCGAGGCACTGCTGGGATAG
- a CDS encoding type II toxin-antitoxin system VapC family toxin, with protein MPEYLLDTNAFRELLVPNSAMAQRIMANTESIFLSTVVVREILRGAMASISEAEGNASRGKASLVQRYALLELVLARIQLFQILCYSDAAESLYQSWPKSLQRMGPNDCRIAASAVVTGITVVTRNTGDFSRIAEHEARLVFEDWASQPAAQ; from the coding sequence TTGCCTGAGTATCTCCTGGACACGAATGCGTTTCGTGAGCTTCTCGTGCCCAACTCCGCTATGGCTCAGCGAATCATGGCCAATACGGAGTCCATCTTTTTAAGTACCGTTGTGGTGCGCGAGATTCTCAGGGGCGCGATGGCCTCGATCTCGGAGGCGGAGGGGAATGCATCGCGGGGCAAGGCTTCTCTGGTACAGCGCTATGCCCTTCTTGAGCTGGTGCTTGCCCGTATTCAGCTCTTCCAAATCCTGTGTTACTCCGATGCTGCAGAGAGTCTCTACCAATCATGGCCAAAGAGTCTGCAACGAATGGGACCCAATGACTGCCGAATTGCCGCTTCGGCAGTCGTGACTGGGATCACGGTCGTCACGCGAAATACCGGGGATTTTAGTCGTATTGCGGAGCATGAAGCGCGGCTGGTCTTTGAAGACTGGGCTTCGCAACCAGCCGCACAGTAA
- a CDS encoding DUF1559 domain-containing protein — protein sequence MKFPLRRSAAFTLIELLVVIAIIAILASILFPVFAQARSKARQTACLSNTKQLGLAALMYAQDYDSTLPLFSYGDSQTYWVGARGGFSGPLDKTRGLIFPYLKSGALQRCSEYAGPANLGGTGYGYSSVLAGEQWVNVGGSWVMQPQPATEAAISRPAECLLFADSGNRTDSAAVAPDGMKTSAAVTETITIQPPSAWCYMGYGCTSSLDFRHHGFGNIVFCDGHAKAVARAAFAAKLPVSEQQPGIVYRGDYWMAK from the coding sequence GTGAAATTCCCTCTTCGCCGGTCAGCGGCCTTTACGCTGATCGAGCTTCTTGTCGTCATCGCGATTATCGCGATTCTCGCGTCGATCCTCTTCCCCGTCTTCGCCCAAGCGCGTAGCAAGGCCCGGCAGACCGCCTGCCTCTCCAACACCAAGCAGCTTGGGCTCGCGGCGCTGATGTACGCCCAAGACTACGACTCCACGCTCCCCCTCTTCTCCTACGGCGACTCCCAGACCTACTGGGTTGGGGCGCGCGGCGGGTTCTCCGGACCGCTGGACAAAACGCGCGGGCTGATCTTCCCCTACCTCAAGAGCGGCGCGCTCCAGCGCTGCTCGGAGTACGCGGGGCCAGCCAATCTCGGTGGCACGGGCTACGGCTACAGCTCCGTGCTGGCCGGAGAGCAGTGGGTCAATGTCGGTGGCAGCTGGGTGATGCAGCCCCAGCCTGCCACGGAGGCGGCGATCTCGCGCCCCGCGGAGTGCCTGCTCTTTGCGGACTCGGGCAACCGCACCGATAGCGCGGCAGTAGCACCAGATGGCATGAAAACAAGCGCCGCAGTCACCGAGACCATCACGATCCAGCCGCCGAGCGCTTGGTGCTATATGGGGTACGGGTGCACGTCGTCGCTGGACTTTCGCCACCACGGCTTCGGCAATATTGTCTTCTGCGACGGCCACGCCAAGGCGGTCGCCCGCGCCGCGTTTGCCGCCAAGCTCCCCGTGAGCGAGCAGCAACCGGGGATTGTCTACCGCGGGGATTACTGGATGGCAAAGTAG